A stretch of Rhizobium sp. TH2 DNA encodes these proteins:
- a CDS encoding carbon-nitrogen hydrolase family protein: MVKVAAIQMCSGVDPERNMRSVEKLVREAHAAGATYIQTPEMTGALQRDRKGLMEILRPEATDLIVAGASALAKELGIHLHIGSTAILLDDGKIANRGFLFGPDGGVVTRYDKIHMFDVDLDNGESWRESAVYRPGSEARLADLPFGRFGFAICYDVRFPQLFRAEAVAGAEIVSLPAAFTRQTGEAHWEILIRARAIENGVFMIAAAQAGVHEDGRETFGHSMIVDPWGRVLAIAGGSGEAVITAELDIAEVAAARRKIPNLRNAREFEVKETAPDRAAVA; this comes from the coding sequence ATGGTCAAGGTCGCCGCCATCCAGATGTGCTCCGGGGTCGATCCCGAGAGGAACATGCGCAGCGTGGAAAAGCTGGTGCGCGAAGCGCATGCCGCCGGCGCCACCTATATCCAGACGCCCGAGATGACCGGCGCGCTGCAACGCGACCGCAAGGGGCTGATGGAAATCCTGCGGCCGGAAGCGACCGACCTGATTGTCGCCGGCGCTTCGGCTCTGGCCAAGGAACTTGGCATTCACCTGCATATCGGCTCGACGGCGATCCTGCTCGACGACGGCAAGATCGCCAATCGTGGCTTCCTGTTCGGTCCCGATGGCGGCGTGGTTACCCGCTACGACAAGATCCATATGTTCGATGTCGATCTCGACAATGGCGAGAGCTGGCGCGAGAGCGCGGTCTACCGTCCCGGCAGCGAGGCGCGGCTGGCTGATCTGCCTTTCGGTAGATTCGGCTTTGCGATCTGCTACGATGTGCGCTTCCCGCAGCTCTTCCGTGCCGAGGCGGTTGCCGGCGCCGAGATCGTCAGCCTGCCCGCCGCCTTCACCCGGCAGACCGGCGAGGCGCATTGGGAAATCCTGATCCGGGCGCGGGCCATCGAAAACGGCGTCTTCATGATTGCCGCAGCGCAAGCCGGCGTCCACGAGGACGGCCGCGAGACGTTCGGCCATTCGATGATCGTCGATCCATGGGGTCGCGTGCTGGCGATCGCCGGTGGCAGCGGTGAGGCGGTCATCACGGCCGAACTCGACATTGCGGAAGTGGCGGCCGCGCGTCGAAAAATCCCCAATCTCAGGAATGCGCGGGAATTCGAAGTAAAGGAGACGGCGCCCGATCGCGCCGCTGTGGCGTGA